The following are from one region of the Nicotiana tabacum cultivar K326 chromosome 3, ASM71507v2, whole genome shotgun sequence genome:
- the LOC107827055 gene encoding pentatricopeptide repeat-containing protein At1g08070, chloroplastic-like, with protein sequence MPELRTFAVCRQISTLSTINLNKTINSFIANGNLKEARKLFDQSPHLRNVVSWNSIIAGYFRYSCIQQAEYLFDEMPHRDVVSWNTMLSGYRNANNPEKVYNCFLHMNRYGGRPNELTFAVAISSFLHKDFKHLVPQLHGLVLSLGISLNVFVGSALMRVYIDLNDYKGLARVFDEILVKDVTPWNVLILGYMKFGCTSEAQRAFDMMPMRNTFTWSTLINGYIENNKLNEARSLFDKMSEKDVVSWTAMIRGYVQYGNFMEALKLFKVMLSSGARPNHFTFSTVLDACAGNSAVLVGNQVHACILKSGFPLDVVLLTSLVDMYAKCGDIDIAFCIFESIPERNLVAWNSIIGGYARHGLPERAMQEFERMVKSGIRPDEITFINLVYACGHGGLVEEGERIFNSMVTDYSLKAEMEHYACMVDLYGKAGQLEKAERLIEGMPFKPDVVVWGALLGACGLHSCLELGEIAANGIYTLENDHPAVYSVLSKIYGDKGVCSDITGLEKLMKNWRARKQKAGSWI encoded by the coding sequence ATGCCCGAGCTGCGCACCTTTGCTGTTTGCCGCCAAATTTCTACCCTTTCGACgattaatttaaacaaaacgaTCAACAGTTTTATAGCAAACGGAAACCTCAAAGAAGCGCGCAAACTCTTCGACCAAAGCCCCCACTTAAGAAACGTCGTGTCATGGAATTCAATTATCGCTGGCTACTTCAGATACAGCTGCATCCAACAAGCAGAGTACCTGTTCGACGAAATGCCTCACAGAGATGTCGTTTCTTGGAACACCATGCTTTCCGGATATCGCAATGCTAACAACCCAGAAAAAGTGTATAATTGCTTTCTGCATATGAACAGATATGGAGGCAGACCCAATGAGCTCACTTTCGCAGTAGCAATTAGCTCCTTCTTGCATAAAGATTTCAAGCATTTGGTCCCACAGCTTCATGGTCTTGTGCTTAGTTTAGGGATAAGTCTCAATGTCTTTGTAGGGTCAGCATTGATGAGGGTTTATATTGATTTAAATGATTACAAAGGTTTAGCTCGAGTTTTCGATGAAATTTTGGTTAAAGATGTTACGCCGTGGAACGTGCTGATTTTGGGTTATATGAAATTTGGGTGCACAAGTGAGGCTCAGAGGGCTTTTGATATGATGCCTATGAGAAATACTTTTACTTGGAGTACTTTGATCAATGGGTACATTGAAAACAACAAGCTTAATGAAGCTCGGTCCCTTTTTGATAAGATGAGTGAGAAAGATGTGGTTTCTTGGACAGCAATGATAAGAGGGTATGTGCAGTATGGAAACTTTATGGAGGCTTTGAAATTGTTTAAGGTGATGTTGAGCTCAGGAGCTCGTCCTAATCATTTTACATTTTCAACTGTTTTAGATGCCTGCGCGGGTAACTCTGCTGTTCTTGTGGGTAATCAAGTTCACGCTTGCATCTTGAAGTCTGGTTTCCCTCTTGATGTCGTCTTGTTGACCTCCCTTGTTGACATGTATGCAAAATGTGGTGACATTGACATTGCGTTCTGCATTTTTGAGTCCATTCCTGAAAGGAATTTGGTGGCTTGGAATTCAATCATTGGGGGTTATGCGAGACACGGGCTTCCAGAGAGGGCAATGCAGGAGTTTGAAAGGATGGTCAAGAGTGGTATTAGGCCTGATGAAATTACTTTTATTAATTTGGTCTATGCATGTGGCCATGGTGGACTAGTCGAAGAAGGTGAGAGAATTTTCAACTCTATGGTAACGGATTACAGTTTGAAAGCAGAGATGGAACACTATGCATGTATGGTGGACTTGTACGGAAAGGCAGGTCAGCTTGAGAAAGCAGAGAGATTGATAGAGGGGATGCCTTTTAAGCCCGATGTGGTGGTTTGGGGGGCGTTGTTGGGAGCCTGTGGCTTGCACTCGTGTCTAGAGCTCGGAGAGATTGCAGCAAATGGGATCTACACATTGGAGAATGACCATCCTGCTGTATATTCTGTTCTTTCTAAAATCTACGGTGACAAAGGAGTGTGCAGTGACATAACTGGTTTGGAGAAGTTGATGAAGAATTGGCGCGCTAGAAAGCAGAAAGCTGGTAGTTGGATTTAA